In one window of Bemisia tabaci chromosome 4, PGI_BMITA_v3 DNA:
- the LOC109031213 gene encoding uncharacterized protein has translation MVLMLLVLTLHLALFVTDSSAGGVLENPGYIVHDQVRGYYALQIDGGRIVYAWRNKHFGGKAKIILESLDTYNGHWSDKNFRSYKPKDEKPKTKTTRTWWGKKITKVTVKRIGKVGVDKAIEWATSQKELYYSSSRCHSLHYVDYFVYGTTFGAWYTPWYLPACKECPVHERLYPEKRSP, from the exons A TGGTATTGATGCTACTCGTGCTGACGCTACACCTGGCACTATTTGTAACCGATTCTTCAGCGGGAGGCGTATTAGAAAATCCTGGCTACATTGTCCATGATCAGGTGCGAGGGTACTACGCGCTCCAAATAGACGGTGGCCGAATTGTCTATGCCTGGCGAAATAAGCACTTTGGGGGCAAAGCAAAAATCATATTAGAGAGTCTGGATACATACAACGGTCATTGGAGCGACAAAAACTTCAGG TCATACAAGCCAAAGGACGAAAAACCCAAGACAAAGACTACTCGAACTTGGTGGGGCAAAAAGATCACCAAGGTAACTGTAAAACGTATTGGGAAAGTCGGTGTTGACAAAGCAATAGAGTGGGCAACGTCACAGAAGGAACTCTACTACTCCTCCTCTCGTTGCCACAGCCTGCACTACGTGGACTACTTCGTTTACGGGACTACTTTCGGAGCCTGGTACACTCCGTGGTACCTCCCCGCATGCAAGGAGTGCCCTGTCCATGAGAGGCTGTATCCTGAAAAGAGAAGCCCGTGA